From Theileria orientalis strain Shintoku DNA, chromosome 4, complete genome, the proteins below share one genomic window:
- a CDS encoding uncharacterized protein (Hly-III related proteins family protein), whose translation MDANMDSNKNVEKQVPSLRGKVHIPIFALFILIIFELFKYKCDLSYKLACYVYLLCTLFILITVTVLHNNHWNKHNRSLLRRLDYAAIFLMIGGSGFPCAVHYLFNSKMVIMVLTHWSIILFGAFGSILFNFTCTPKWFRSLVYTLVSAPYFFYPYIAATMKMYKESVLMLSIAFFYITGSVFYALGKPNLIPGIFESHELFHLFCCFGFMSSLSVNYIYLEYNKV comes from the exons ATGGATGCTAATATGGActctaataaaaatgtagaaAAGCAAGTGCCTTCACTAAGGGGGAAAGTGCACATTCCCATATTCGCCCTCTTCATCCTTATCATTTTTGAGTTGTTTAAGTACAAGTGTGACTTGTCCTACAAGTTGGCATGTTACGTCTACTTGCTGTGTACCCTCTTCATCCTAATCACCGTTACTGTGTTACACAACAACCACTGGAACAAGCACAACAGGTCGTTGCTGAGAAGACTGGACTATGCAG CTATATTCCTGATGATTGGAGGCTCCGGGTTCCCATGCGCAGTACACTACCTCTTCAATAGCAAAATGGTCATAATGGTACTCACACATTGGTCAATAATATTGTTTG GCGCATTTGGgtcaattttgtttaatttcaCGTGCACCCCTAAGTGGTTCCGATCATTGGTATATACGTTGGTCTCAGCACCTTATTTCTTTTATCCATACATAGCCGCAACCATGAAGATGTATAAGGAGAGTGTGCTAATGCTGTCGATAGCATTTTTCTATATAACGGGATCGGTGTTTTACGCGCTCGGGAAGCCGAATCTGATACCGGGAATATTTGAATCACACGAACTATTTCACCTCTTTTGTTGTTTCGGATTCATGTCGTCACTGTCAGTaaactatatttatttggaATACAACAAGGTGTAA